A stretch of DNA from Trueperaceae bacterium:
TCGAGGCCCTCCTCCGGCAGGCCGGGCAGGAGGCTGTAGCCGACCTCGCCCGCGGCCCGGTGCGAGCCCCGGTAGAGCTGGCCGCCGAGCACGATGCCGGCGCCGACGCCGCCCGTGATGGTCAGGTAGACGACGTCCTTGTATCCTTCGCCGACGCCCTGATGCAGCTCGCCGATGGCGAGCGCGTTCACGTCGTTCTCGAGGAGCACGCGCAGCCCGCTGGCGCGGCGGAGGAGGTCGCCCGCGTCGAACTCGTGCCAGCCGAGGCTGGGGGCGAGGCGCACGCTCGAGCCGTCCCGACCGATGACGCCAGGGATGGCGACGGCCAGCCATGCGTACGGCGTGCCGGTCGCGGCACCTTCCGCGACCGTGGCGCGAAGCCAGGCCGTGAGCCCGCCCTCGAGACCCGGCGCCAGGCGCGGGCCGGGCTCCAGTTCGAAGAGGCCGCCGGTCAGGTCGATACGCGCGGCACGTAAGCGGCTGCCGGAGAGGTCTACCGCCAGGACGTTGCGCGCCGAGGGCACGAGGCGCAAGAGCCGGGCCGGGCGCCCGCCGCCGGACGGGCCGACCGCGCCCTCGTCCACGAGCCCTAGCGCCACGAGCTCCTGGCCGATGGTGGTGACGGTGGGGACGCTGAGGCGGGTCGCTCGGGAGAGCTCGGAGCGCGAGGCCACCTTGCGCGACAGGAGCGCTTCGAGCACGGCGAGGCGGTTGTGCTCGCGCACCGTATCGTGTTGGACGCTCCTCAGTTCCACCCCGCCTCCTGACAGCAGGTTTTGCAAAGTCCTTACGTAAGCAGGTTATGGCCGCGAACGTCGCTAGTCAAGCCCGGGTCGTGGGCGGCGGGTACACAGCGGCCGCCGCGGCCGCGCCTCCGGCACCGGCGCCACCGACTCGCGCGGCGGCTCGGTGGTCCCCCATCCTCACGCGGCCGCCCCTTGCGGCTAGAGCTTGGACCTGCCGCGGCCGCGCCGCGAGCCGCCAGCCCTACCGCCATGCGAGCCGGCCGGAGCATGACGCCCGCCGCGGAGCAGGTCGCGCGTGCGCCAGGCGCGCGGCTCCGCCACCCGCCGCACGAAGAGCCAGGCGAGCATGCGCCCGACCCCCGTCACCACGAACAGGCTGTGGTAGCCCGACCAGGCCGGCAGCCAACCCGGGGCCGAGAAGCTCTGGAGCAACCCGAGGAGTGGACCGGCGAGGGCGCCGCCCGCGAAGCCGGCCACCCCCTGCACGAGCGAGTACATGGCGATGAACGTCACGCGCCTCGAGCGCGGCGCGGCGCCGAGCGCCAGGCTGAAGACGGAGGGGCCGATCGCGCCCCACGCGATGGCGTCGAAGAAGCCGGAGAGCCAGATGTACGTCAGGTCGCCCGTCAGGCCCGCGAGTATCCAGGTCGTCGGTAGGAGTGCGCCGGCCAGGAACGTTCCGACGGCGAGCACCGGTTTGTTCCCGATGCGGTCGGCCACCCGCCCCCACTGCATCGTGGCCAGCAGCGCGGTCACGGCGTTGATCGTGCTCCAGTACGCGATCTGCGTGAACGTCATGTGCAGGTCCTCGAGCCAGTACGGCACGACGAACGGCCCACCGAGCATCACGACGAACTGCCAGTAGATCGCGAACGTCAGGAAGCGGCGGAAGTTCTTGTCCGCGAGGGGCACGCGGAAGAGTTCGCCGAGTCCGACCTTGCGTTGCTCGGTCGGCGGGTCGTAGTGGAAGAGGAGGAGCGCGACGGCGACGAGCGAGGCGACGATCGCCACGCCGAGCACGAGCTGGAACGAGAGCGGGGCGGCCACCCTGTCGAGGAACGCGCCGGCGGCCAGGTTGGCGGCCATGCCGACCACCCCTAGGACGCCGGCGCGCATGCCGAAGTAGCTGCCGCGCCGCGCCTCCGGGACGACGTCGCCCATCCACGCCGTCCACACCGTCGCCGTGGCCGCCTGGAACGTCATGGCGAAGAAGACGAGGGCGACGAGCAGCACGGGGCGGGCGGCGTCCGGGACCGCCAGGGCGGGCAGGAGCGCCCCGATGATCCAACTGGCCCTGCCGATGGCGGCCAGGGTCGCCACGACGACCTTGCGCCTGCCCATCACCTCCGCCACCCATGCCCCGAACGGGCTCGCCACCTGCGCGAGCAGCGGCATGCTGCTCGCCAGGGCTATCTGCGTCGGCGTGGCGCCAAGGTGCAGCAGGTAGCCGACGAGGACGCTGCCCGTCGTCCAGTTGAGCAGGATCTGCGTGAGGCTGCCTTCGACGACGGAGAGGCGCATGGTGCGCCTGACGAGCATGCCGGTGCGCTCGTCAGGCGCACCCGAGTGCGCGAGGGCCGCGGCGCCGTCCGGGAGCGCGCCCGCCCCGTCGGCCGCTAGCGCGGTCGGTGAAGCCGGGTCGGGTTGTGATGATGATGTCGGGTCAGGCGGAGACACGGTGGCCTTCTGCTCATCACACTCTAGGCTCACGGG
This window harbors:
- a CDS encoding ROK family protein — translated: MELRSVQHDTVREHNRLAVLEALLSRKVASRSELSRATRLSVPTVTTIGQELVALGLVDEGAVGPSGGGRPARLLRLVPSARNVLAVDLSGSRLRAARIDLTGGLFELEPGPRLAPGLEGGLTAWLRATVAEGAATGTPYAWLAVAIPGVIGRDGSSVRLAPSLGWHEFDAGDLLRRASGLRVLLENDVNALAIGELHQGVGEGYKDVVYLTITGGVGAGIVLGGQLYRGSHRAAGEVGYSLLPGLPEEGLDLGAPGPLERHLLSIVADVVVDGSLDLAAPERADAFERLAAGVRLVLHNLACVFDPELVVVAWAADPGGRLAEELARRWSLPLATSIRAGSLGPIAALHGLGQLALERLKAEVASLEQHVGSQI
- a CDS encoding MFS transporter; translation: MLVRRTMRLSVVEGSLTQILLNWTTGSVLVGYLLHLGATPTQIALASSMPLLAQVASPFGAWVAEVMGRRKVVVATLAAIGRASWIIGALLPALAVPDAARPVLLVALVFFAMTFQAATATVWTAWMGDVVPEARRGSYFGMRAGVLGVVGMAANLAAGAFLDRVAAPLSFQLVLGVAIVASLVAVALLLFHYDPPTEQRKVGLGELFRVPLADKNFRRFLTFAIYWQFVVMLGGPFVVPYWLEDLHMTFTQIAYWSTINAVTALLATMQWGRVADRIGNKPVLAVGTFLAGALLPTTWILAGLTGDLTYIWLSGFFDAIAWGAIGPSVFSLALGAAPRSRRVTFIAMYSLVQGVAGFAGGALAGPLLGLLQSFSAPGWLPAWSGYHSLFVVTGVGRMLAWLFVRRVAEPRAWRTRDLLRGGRHAPAGSHGGRAGGSRRGRGRSKL